From Selenomonas ruminantium AC2024, a single genomic window includes:
- the manZ gene encoding PTS mannose transporter subunit IID produces the protein MEKKITSSDFFWTFVRSNFLQASWNMERMQGLGYCFGMVPILRRLYEGEELKQAIKRHLEFYNTQPFVTAPIIGITAALEEKKANGADIPDGVINGIKVGMMGPLAGVGDPIFWGTLRPITAALGASFAMTGSIIGPILFFVLFNLIRLGVRWYGIKYGYAKGTDVVQDVAGNKLQKITEGASILGLFVMGALVNKWTSVNIPVVVSEITNAKGEHVVTTVQGILDQLMPGLVPLLMTFACMALLKRKVNAIWIIFGLFALGIICYALGIMKV, from the coding sequence ATGGAAAAGAAGATTACTTCTAGCGACTTTTTCTGGACTTTCGTCCGTTCTAACTTCCTGCAGGCTTCCTGGAACATGGAACGTATGCAGGGCCTGGGCTACTGCTTCGGTATGGTTCCTATCCTGCGCCGTCTCTATGAAGGTGAAGAACTGAAGCAGGCTATCAAACGTCACCTGGAATTCTACAACACGCAGCCGTTCGTAACTGCTCCGATTATCGGTATCACGGCCGCTCTCGAGGAAAAGAAGGCCAACGGTGCTGACATTCCCGACGGTGTTATCAACGGTATCAAAGTTGGTATGATGGGCCCTCTGGCTGGTGTTGGTGACCCGATTTTCTGGGGTACGCTCCGTCCGATTACGGCTGCTCTCGGTGCTTCCTTTGCTATGACCGGCAGCATCATCGGCCCAATCCTGTTCTTCGTTCTCTTCAACCTGATTCGTTTGGGCGTTCGCTGGTACGGTATTAAGTACGGCTATGCCAAAGGTACGGATGTTGTACAGGATGTGGCTGGCAACAAGCTGCAGAAGATTACGGAAGGTGCTTCCATCCTCGGTCTGTTCGTAATGGGCGCGCTCGTTAACAAATGGACGTCCGTTAACATTCCGGTAGTTGTATCTGAAATCACCAATGCTAAGGGCGAACATGTGGTAACGACGGTTCAGGGTATCCTCGACCAGCTGATGCCGGGCCTCGTTCCTCTGCTCATGACCTTTGCCTGCATGGCACTCCTGAAGCGTAAAGTCAACGCAATCTGGATTATCTTCGGTCTCTTCGCACTGGGCATCATCTGCTATGCTCTGGGCATCATGAAGGTGTAA
- the pfkA gene encoding 6-phosphofructokinase yields MIKKAIAVMTSGGDSPGMNAAARAVVRTALHEGVKVYGIYDGYAGMIDDNIEELTSRSVSDMIQRGGTFLGTARSMEFKTPEGRKKGFDNLVKRGIEGLVIIGGDGSLTGGSLLSKETGMPIVGLPGTIDNDVWGMDYTIGCDTAANTIVDAINKLRDTASAHRRIMLVEVMGRNSGWLAMMAGIAGGAEYVLVPEVKYDLDEICHELKAMYDAGKRYSIIVVAEGAGSAVGLGKVVEDKTGIDTRVSVLGHIQRGGSPTIEDRIKASMLGEKAALAIISGATNVVFGFNEGKVVGVNLFDAVNNTKTLNPELVRLARVLA; encoded by the coding sequence ATGATTAAAAAAGCAATTGCCGTAATGACCTCTGGTGGCGACAGCCCGGGGATGAATGCGGCAGCTCGCGCTGTAGTACGTACTGCCCTGCATGAAGGGGTAAAGGTATACGGCATCTATGACGGCTATGCCGGCATGATTGACGATAATATCGAAGAGCTTACGAGCCGCAGCGTGTCCGATATGATTCAGCGAGGGGGCACCTTCCTGGGCACGGCCCGCAGTATGGAGTTCAAGACTCCCGAAGGCCGCAAGAAGGGCTTTGATAATCTGGTGAAACGCGGCATTGAGGGCCTCGTTATCATCGGTGGTGACGGCTCTCTGACTGGTGGCTCTCTCCTGTCCAAGGAAACGGGCATGCCGATTGTCGGCCTGCCGGGCACGATTGACAACGACGTTTGGGGCATGGATTACACCATCGGCTGCGATACGGCTGCCAACACCATTGTCGATGCCATCAATAAGCTGCGCGATACGGCTTCGGCTCATCGCCGCATCATGCTCGTAGAGGTTATGGGCCGTAACTCCGGCTGGCTGGCTATGATGGCTGGTATCGCTGGCGGTGCTGAATACGTGCTCGTACCGGAAGTGAAATATGACCTCGATGAAATCTGCCATGAACTCAAGGCTATGTATGATGCCGGCAAGCGCTACAGCATTATCGTGGTAGCAGAAGGCGCTGGCTCTGCTGTGGGCCTCGGCAAGGTGGTTGAGGACAAGACGGGCATCGATACCCGCGTATCCGTACTTGGTCACATTCAGCGCGGTGGTTCTCCGACCATTGAAGACCGTATCAAGGCTTCCATGCTGGGTGAGAAGGCAGCGCTTGCCATTATCTCCGGTGCAACCAATGTGGTCTTTGGTTTCAATGAAGGCAAGGTTGTGGGCGTAAATCTCTTTGATGCCGTAAACAACACCAAGACGCTGAATCCGGAACTGGTACGCCTTGCCCGCGTGCTGGCATAA
- a CDS encoding mannose/fructose/sorbose PTS transporter subunit IIB, translated as MNIVLARIDDRLIHGQVATVWSKVTGCTRIIVCDDDVAKDTIRATLLKQVAPAGIKSHVVDLEKAVRVYNNPKYENEKCLLLFTNPTSVLYMVEHGVDIKSVNIGGMSFHEGKHQITGAVSVDDQDIESFKKLNEKGIELEIRKVDTDKKVMLMDVLK; from the coding sequence ATGAATATCGTACTTGCAAGAATTGATGACCGTCTGATTCATGGTCAGGTAGCAACCGTTTGGTCCAAGGTTACGGGCTGCACCCGCATCATCGTTTGCGATGATGATGTGGCAAAAGACACCATCCGCGCAACGCTTCTGAAACAGGTTGCTCCGGCTGGTATCAAATCCCACGTTGTAGACCTCGAAAAAGCTGTTCGCGTTTACAACAACCCGAAATACGAAAACGAAAAATGCCTGCTGCTCTTCACGAACCCGACCAGCGTTCTCTACATGGTAGAACATGGCGTAGACATCAAGAGCGTTAACATCGGCGGCATGAGCTTCCACGAAGGCAAGCATCAGATTACGGGCGCTGTTTCCGTTGACGATCAGGATATCGAATCCTTCAAGAAGCTGAATGAAAAAGGCATTGAACTGGAAATCCGCAAGGTTGACACGGATAAGAAAGTCATGCTGATGGATGTCCTCAAATAA
- a CDS encoding PTS sugar transporter subunit IIA, whose protein sequence is MFGIIVGTHGIFAEELVRSCEMICGEQKNVAAVTLVPGEGPDDVVAKYEEAIKGLDCKDGVLFLNDLFGGSPYNAACRLVISNENYGIVTGVSLPMLIEMCSAQLADDGSDIKALMERAVEAGRSGLQTFHASQIADDEEDEL, encoded by the coding sequence ATGTTTGGTATTATTGTTGGTACGCATGGCATCTTCGCAGAAGAACTGGTTCGTTCCTGTGAAATGATTTGCGGTGAACAGAAAAATGTTGCAGCTGTAACGCTGGTTCCTGGTGAAGGCCCGGACGATGTGGTGGCTAAGTACGAAGAAGCCATCAAAGGCCTTGACTGCAAGGATGGTGTGCTGTTCCTGAACGACCTGTTCGGTGGCAGCCCGTACAACGCTGCTTGCCGTCTGGTAATCAGCAACGAAAATTATGGCATTGTTACCGGCGTAAGCCTGCCGATGCTCATCGAGATGTGCAGCGCTCAGCTGGCTGATGATGGTTCTGACATCAAAGCTCTGATGGAACGCGCCGTAGAAGCAGGCCGCAGCGGTTTGCAGACGTTCCATGCCAGCCAGATTGCCGATGATGAGGAGGATGAACTGTAA
- a CDS encoding PTS mannose/fructose/sorbose transporter subunit IIC, whose protein sequence is MGTMQILLIFIFATIAGMGSCLDEMQTHRPLIACTVTGLILGDMTTGIIIGGTLEMMALGWMNIGAAIAPDAALASVISTILVIASHQDVATGIAIAMPLAAAGQVLAIICKTVSVVFQHKADDYAEEGNLFGIDLCNYGALLLQGLRVGIPALLVAMTVGTGAVEDMLNAIPPVISGGLQVAGGFIVVVGYAMVINMMGAQYLMPFFFLGFVVAAFTNFNLVALGVIGLVCAVVYIQLNPKYSEVAAAPAAAAASSSDLDDELD, encoded by the coding sequence ATGGGCACTATGCAAATTTTGTTAATCTTTATTTTTGCAACAATTGCGGGTATGGGTTCCTGCCTCGATGAAATGCAGACTCACCGTCCGCTGATTGCTTGCACCGTTACTGGACTTATCTTAGGCGATATGACTACCGGTATTATCATTGGCGGTACTTTGGAAATGATGGCTCTGGGCTGGATGAACATCGGCGCGGCAATCGCTCCGGATGCAGCTTTGGCATCTGTAATTTCCACAATTCTCGTAATTGCCAGCCATCAGGATGTGGCAACGGGTATCGCAATCGCTATGCCGCTGGCTGCTGCTGGTCAGGTTCTGGCTATCATTTGTAAGACGGTTTCCGTGGTATTCCAGCACAAAGCTGATGATTATGCTGAAGAAGGCAACCTCTTCGGTATCGACCTCTGCAACTACGGCGCACTGCTGCTGCAGGGTCTCCGCGTTGGTATCCCCGCTCTGCTCGTTGCTATGACGGTTGGTACGGGCGCTGTTGAGGACATGCTCAATGCTATTCCTCCCGTTATCTCCGGTGGTCTGCAGGTTGCTGGTGGCTTCATCGTAGTTGTTGGTTATGCAATGGTTATCAACATGATGGGCGCACAGTACCTCATGCCGTTCTTCTTCCTCGGTTTCGTTGTCGCTGCTTTCACGAACTTCAACCTGGTTGCTCTGGGCGTTATCGGCCTCGTTTGCGCTGTGGTTTACATCCAGCTCAACCCGAAGTATTCTGAAGTTGCTGCTGCTCCGGCTGCTGCCGCTGCAAGCTCCAGCGACCTTGACGACGAACTGGACTAA
- a CDS encoding sensor domain-containing diguanylate cyclase, with translation MQLKSALKGTALLLWLACSLFFVCILLLPMRGIAAELAGQWFWQTEEGAAAGEPWRPFDFPQNPPVESDTQQVWLKTNLPQDMPRDASLLIQSRDQAFEVWLGDSCIYTYGEMRPAFMSYGQRWHIVSIPDGSGGRELRIHAYSASDATLGYFGQIWLDGNVEQVLRIFRQDVPYLMNIPLAVFMLVMMMIYATSPAAPKRLYNSFIAFITVFIIWMICATNSKQYVLDAPLFWRFSMQMSEYLLPLLANIVIFQVVDRSYKKMVRWTVLIYAVLLFITVGAEFLGFNGMSRGRVLLYTFLPLLEMAALYAIARSAHQGNMYARAVSVPLLFMAGAGTLDGISLYRHWYVVDGYLLPYTTLSLCVFVAFIMRHQIKRERMLMNREAGLKQEVSQAIEKATMDNLTKCYNRNKLEIVLATEILQHKNEEEPFSVIMLDIDFFKTVNDTYGHEVGDEVLAGFAEVIRHNIKKKDVLVRWGGEEFIILFRHCTGEEAMMIAERLRQKVESTPLYDGKIRITCSLGVASWHGADDSETQLLKRVDDALYMAKRTGRNRVCREPKSNLHWFKNLYSDEESE, from the coding sequence TTGCAATTAAAGTCGGCTTTGAAAGGCACGGCCTTATTGCTATGGCTGGCCTGTTCCCTCTTTTTTGTATGCATACTGCTGCTGCCCATGCGGGGGATAGCGGCTGAATTGGCTGGGCAATGGTTCTGGCAGACAGAGGAAGGCGCAGCGGCAGGGGAGCCCTGGCGCCCTTTTGATTTCCCGCAGAATCCGCCGGTGGAAAGCGATACGCAGCAGGTATGGCTCAAGACCAATTTGCCACAGGATATGCCGCGGGATGCGTCGCTTCTGATTCAGTCCCGCGATCAGGCTTTTGAAGTCTGGCTGGGCGATAGCTGTATTTATACCTATGGGGAGATGCGGCCTGCCTTTATGTCCTATGGACAGCGCTGGCATATCGTGAGTATTCCGGATGGCAGCGGGGGCAGGGAACTAAGGATTCATGCTTATTCGGCCTCGGATGCTACCTTGGGGTACTTTGGCCAGATTTGGCTGGATGGCAATGTGGAACAGGTATTGCGCATCTTCCGTCAGGATGTGCCCTATTTGATGAATATTCCGTTGGCGGTGTTCATGCTGGTGATGATGATGATTTACGCCACCAGTCCTGCTGCGCCCAAAAGACTCTATAATTCCTTTATTGCCTTTATCACGGTGTTCATTATCTGGATGATTTGTGCCACCAATTCCAAGCAGTATGTGCTGGATGCGCCGCTGTTCTGGCGCTTCAGTATGCAGATGTCGGAGTATCTGCTGCCGCTTCTGGCCAATATCGTAATCTTTCAGGTGGTGGACAGAAGCTACAAGAAGATGGTGCGCTGGACGGTACTCATCTATGCGGTGCTTTTGTTTATCACCGTGGGCGCAGAGTTTTTGGGCTTCAACGGCATGAGCCGGGGCAGGGTGCTCCTCTATACATTCCTGCCGCTGCTGGAAATGGCAGCACTATATGCCATTGCCCGTTCTGCCCATCAGGGCAATATGTATGCAAGGGCGGTGTCAGTGCCCCTGCTCTTTATGGCGGGAGCCGGCACATTGGATGGCATTTCCCTTTATCGCCACTGGTATGTAGTTGATGGCTATTTACTGCCCTATACCACCCTTTCGCTTTGTGTATTCGTGGCCTTTATCATGCGCCATCAGATTAAGCGGGAACGCATGCTGATGAACCGTGAGGCCGGTCTTAAGCAGGAGGTAAGCCAGGCCATAGAAAAGGCCACCATGGACAATCTGACCAAGTGCTACAACCGCAATAAGCTGGAGATTGTGCTGGCCACGGAAATCCTGCAGCATAAGAATGAGGAGGAGCCCTTCTCCGTGATTATGCTGGATATCGACTTTTTCAAGACAGTTAATGACACTTACGGCCATGAGGTTGGAGACGAAGTGCTGGCCGGTTTTGCGGAGGTAATCCGGCACAATATCAAGAAGAAGGATGTGCTGGTCCGCTGGGGCGGTGAGGAATTCATCATCCTGTTCCGTCATTGCACTGGTGAGGAGGCCATGATGATTGCGGAGCGGCTGCGCCAAAAGGTGGAGAGCACGCCGCTCTATGACGGCAAGATTCGCATTACCTGCAGTCTGGGCGTGGCATCCTGGCATGGTGCGGATGATTCGGAGACACAGCTCTTAAAGCGGGTGGATGATGCTCTCTATATGGCTAAGCGCACGGGGCGCAACCGGGTATGCCGGGAACCGAAGAGCAATTTGCACTGGTTCAAAAATCTCTACAGTGATGAGGAATCAGAATAA
- a CDS encoding sigma-54-dependent transcriptional regulator, with amino-acid sequence MIQLKRSERILTYIQERSAAIKAKDLTGQIGFDAQEIAAELDILRNNVSKELNELHRQDKIVKFTGRPVRYFDRETLAELLGTELGQGPLQFRDVEECKRLFASDAEEEANPFARLIGADKSLKRQVEQGKAAILYPPDGLHTLIVGQTGVGKTLFAHMMFAYGKAMKRFSEDAPFITFNCADYYNNPQLLISHVFGHIKGAFTGADTAKAGLVEEADGGVLFLDEIHRLPPEGQEMIFYFMDTGTFNRLGETTRSRKAKVLIIGATTEDPNSALTKTFVRRIPNIITIKPLSERTLEEKLDILKLLFMEEAQRVKKPVRISVEAVKALIGSIGSGNVGQLKSNIKLLCAQAFLNGIDNPSFIEADFRMLPLGVRDGLLTLSANRQALAELTQYVSEPLLVSPPGGKFKVDDEGSREGFNLYQVVEDKVALLKGEGISDELVKQIVATDVNVYVKELYNKKHSVNMTTRERLLKIVDEALVDFSEQISLYVQKRLNRSYRDRFLYAFSLHLSAFLKRVKAQESIPYTEIEGAIPKDSDYMRVAEELGALIEKHYHVKVPQAEIEYIALLLESSDDDDLEEKIIILVATHGKATASSMVDVAKRLFSSTDTNIIAIDMPLEVNPQDILEQTAAMLKGMECQKGVLILADMGSLCNIGAMLAERLKIPVRTLDMVSTPLILEAMRKVDIAGMDLDSIYESLLSFKGYEAVDTHELPINTQEAIVTICSSGHGAAMKLKALVEDVLRHAGRIIEVIPIGVLHMDDRLAEIAKEYRIVAAVGMKKPAMNVPFIPLEQLIDGEGERLLTELVFDSESVLETSLSPSEGKGKGNMVVQRLCEESLQRFLTYLNPAKIMSVLLEFDKSLEADLQLKLSNPLRVRLLVHCGCALERVVTRSPLVYKEDKSAVDEKKLMALKRAAKIFDETLKLRFDEDEYYFMANML; translated from the coding sequence GTGATACAGTTGAAACGCAGTGAGCGGATTTTGACTTATATACAGGAGCGTTCCGCAGCGATTAAGGCCAAGGATTTGACAGGGCAAATCGGTTTTGATGCCCAGGAGATTGCGGCGGAGCTGGATATTCTGCGGAATAATGTGTCCAAGGAATTAAATGAACTGCACCGGCAGGACAAGATTGTGAAGTTTACCGGACGGCCGGTGCGGTATTTTGACAGGGAGACACTAGCGGAGTTGTTGGGGACAGAATTGGGGCAGGGGCCTTTGCAGTTCCGTGATGTGGAGGAGTGCAAGCGGCTGTTTGCCAGTGATGCGGAAGAAGAAGCCAATCCTTTTGCCCGGCTGATTGGTGCGGATAAGAGCCTCAAGCGGCAGGTAGAGCAGGGCAAGGCGGCGATTCTCTATCCGCCGGATGGCCTGCATACGCTGATTGTCGGCCAGACTGGTGTCGGCAAGACGCTTTTTGCCCATATGATGTTTGCGTATGGCAAGGCCATGAAGCGCTTCTCCGAAGATGCGCCGTTTATCACTTTTAACTGCGCGGATTACTACAACAATCCGCAGCTCTTAATCTCCCATGTGTTCGGCCATATCAAGGGTGCGTTTACGGGAGCGGATACGGCGAAAGCCGGTCTGGTGGAAGAAGCGGACGGCGGCGTGCTATTCCTGGACGAAATTCACCGCCTGCCACCGGAAGGGCAGGAAATGATTTTCTACTTTATGGATACGGGCACCTTTAACCGTTTGGGGGAAACCACCCGCAGCCGCAAGGCCAAGGTGCTGATTATCGGGGCTACCACCGAGGACCCCAATTCGGCGCTGACCAAGACTTTTGTGCGCCGTATTCCCAACATCATTACCATTAAGCCGTTGTCGGAACGCACCTTGGAAGAAAAGCTCGATATTTTGAAGCTGCTCTTTATGGAAGAAGCCCAGCGGGTCAAGAAGCCGGTGCGCATCAGCGTGGAAGCCGTCAAGGCTTTGATTGGCAGTATCGGCAGCGGCAATGTGGGGCAGCTGAAATCCAACATCAAATTGCTCTGTGCGCAGGCTTTTTTGAACGGCATTGACAATCCGAGTTTTATCGAGGCGGACTTCCGCATGCTGCCTTTGGGGGTGCGGGATGGGCTGCTGACCCTTTCGGCCAACCGTCAGGCTTTGGCGGAGCTGACCCAGTATGTCAGCGAACCGTTGCTCGTGTCTCCACCGGGCGGCAAGTTCAAGGTGGATGACGAGGGCAGCCGGGAAGGCTTCAACCTCTATCAGGTCGTGGAAGATAAGGTGGCCTTGCTCAAAGGAGAAGGCATCAGTGATGAGCTCGTCAAGCAGATTGTAGCCACGGATGTGAATGTCTACGTAAAGGAACTGTATAATAAGAAGCATTCCGTCAACATGACCACCCGGGAACGGCTCTTAAAGATTGTGGATGAGGCGCTGGTGGATTTTTCCGAGCAGATTTCTCTCTATGTGCAGAAACGGCTCAACCGCAGTTACCGTGACCGGTTCCTGTATGCGTTCAGCCTGCATCTGTCGGCCTTCCTCAAGCGGGTCAAGGCACAGGAGTCCATTCCCTACACGGAAATCGAAGGGGCCATCCCCAAGGATTCGGACTATATGCGGGTGGCGGAGGAACTGGGCGCGCTGATTGAAAAGCACTACCATGTGAAGGTACCGCAGGCTGAGATTGAGTATATCGCGCTGCTGTTGGAATCCTCGGATGATGATGACTTGGAAGAAAAAATCATCATTCTGGTGGCCACTCACGGAAAGGCTACGGCCAGTTCCATGGTGGATGTGGCCAAGCGGCTGTTCAGCTCCACGGATACCAACATCATTGCCATTGATATGCCGCTGGAGGTTAATCCACAGGATATACTCGAACAGACGGCGGCCATGCTCAAGGGCATGGAATGTCAGAAGGGGGTACTCATTCTTGCAGATATGGGATCCCTCTGCAATATCGGGGCCATGCTGGCCGAGCGGCTCAAGATTCCTGTGCGCACGCTGGATATGGTTTCCACGCCGCTGATACTCGAAGCCATGCGCAAGGTGGATATTGCCGGCATGGATTTGGATAGTATCTATGAATCCTTGTTGAGTTTCAAAGGTTATGAGGCAGTTGATACACATGAGCTGCCCATTAATACACAGGAAGCCATTGTGACCATCTGTTCCTCGGGACACGGTGCGGCCATGAAACTCAAGGCGCTCGTGGAAGATGTACTGCGTCATGCGGGACGGATTATCGAGGTCATTCCCATTGGCGTTCTGCATATGGATGACCGGTTGGCGGAAATCGCCAAGGAATACCGCATTGTGGCGGCGGTGGGCATGAAGAAGCCTGCCATGAACGTGCCGTTTATTCCCTTGGAACAGCTGATTGACGGCGAAGGGGAGCGGCTGCTTACCGAGCTGGTCTTTGACAGTGAGTCGGTGCTGGAAACGAGTTTGTCCCCCAGCGAGGGCAAGGGGAAGGGGAACATGGTGGTGCAGCGGCTCTGCGAAGAATCCCTGCAACGGTTCCTTACTTATTTGAATCCTGCCAAAATCATGAGTGTGCTGCTGGAATTTGACAAGTCACTGGAAGCAGACCTGCAGTTAAAACTCTCCAATCCCCTGCGGGTGCGCCTGCTCGTGCACTGCGGTTGTGCCTTGGAGCGCGTGGTGACCCGCAGCCCGCTGGTATATAAGGAAGACAAGTCAGCCGTAGATGAAAAGAAACTCATGGCACTCAAAAGAGCGGCCAAAATCTTCGATGAAACACTGAAATTACGTTTTGACGAAGATGAGTATTATTTTATGGCGAATATGCTCTGA